The Nicotiana tomentosiformis chromosome 2, ASM39032v3, whole genome shotgun sequence genome includes the window ACAAACTTCCTTTGTTTTAATAAATATAATGTCCAGGTTCTGTAATTTTATATAACTTTATTTCAAGTGTGTTGAATTCTTTGCGATACGTCCTATATTATGCTGCTTCTCGTGTAAGACAAGTCAAGAACAGTTGCAAATATACGTGAGGTGCAGCAATTTGAAATTTTTAGGCTCAACTTGTGCGTGCGCGCATTTATGCATTTTGTATATCTAAAATTTGGAGATAACTTAGTTCTCTCCCAATATCAATTAGGCTAGTGATGCAGCGGTACTCCGTATCCACTAACTTAAATTCTTAGATCAATCTTTAGCCAAGTATGGTGAAAATGCTGAATTAGCTAGCTGTGTTTTAGTTGGCCATACTTAGGGGGCGTAGCTACACCAAATAAAGGAGGTTCACTTGAATCCCTTATACTATGAAAATAGGATAAAACACACACTATTGAATCCCCTTGATACAAGGAAAACTTCTAATATGGCGGCAAAGATGGTTCAAGTATTGATTTAGGTTACATTTTTAAATCCCATGTGTGTCCTTATTGTTTTTTTTATCCCCCTTATTAGAACTGTCCATAACTTGCATTTGCATAAATGACAAAGGATGAGATTTGTATAACTTTCCCTTAACATTATCTTCTTTTTTGTGCCATCCTAATGTTGTTGCTGGAATAGTTAAAATGACAATTCCTTTCTATATCTTCAGATGAATTTAAACCTGCTTCAATTGATAAAAACCAACCTGGAAAACTACACAAGACCAAGGACAATAAGATTTCTGTTGAATTTCAAAATAACCAGCCTGGTAAACCCAAAGTCGCCTTTGATGGGAGTAGTGAGGATTACAAGGAAAATGATGCTGTTCTTTTCTTTGATGGTGAGTCATTTCGGTTGGAGCGGTTACACACGGCAGTTAAGCGGTTGAGGTATAACCGACTCCCCGGAGAATCCGCTGCGGCAGCAGTAGCAGTAGCTGCATCTGCATCTACACCTGCACGTGCACCTACACCTTCACCGATATCTGCACCGGTTGGAATGCCTGCAGAGGCGAGTTCACCTCCAGTTTCCAAAGGGGCTAAATTTCAGTCTCAGAATAAGACTGCAGTTCCTGCTGTACCAGTAAGTTCTTTTGCAAACTTACTTTCAGTTTCTTCTAGATTACTTAGTACTGCAATGTGATACTTTTGCAGATTTGTATACATGACTTTCTGTATTTATGCTTACCATTTGAAGAAACTGCTTACCTAATTCTCTGATAAAAGATTTCAAGGGAGTTAGGCAAAGCTAATTGAGATTACCAAGATGATAAATTATGATAAACTCACCTTCTTAGTAACATGGATGATATCTGTTCACAAGTTTATTGAAAAAGATAAAATGAAATAAGCTTAATTTGCAGTTATATACTTATATCCATATTCCATAGTCCAAGTAGTAGCTTGATCCAGATAGAACTGACATATTATGGCTGCTCCAGGATTTTGATAACATGCAGAAGTCTGCCAATTGGGACCTAATAAACCGTGACATTTGACATTGATCATTTTTTATTTCCTTGGTAAACCTCATTCCAGTCAGTAGATCTCCATTTTACTTTCTAACTATTCATTCCAAAATTAACAATGGCAGCTCTGTCCAATCGGCAGATGTCATTTCATCATCTGCTTTGCAACTCTCAGTTTTGAATGAGATATTCTTCTCTGGCTGGAGACCAACAAGGACTCTTGCTCAATCATAGATCAAATTTAGGTGGCAGAGTCCTTGTTGCATTTGTAGTTTCCAACTGGAATGCGCTCCTTTTGGAGGAATGTTGGGTTGGTTTCAGTTATGCACGTGTTCTCTCTTCACCCTTAAATCAATCTCAAAGTGAAGATAAAAGCAAGCTTATCCTGGTTTTGGTCCATTCAAACTTAATTACGATTTGGTGAAAGATGAAAGTGACTCCTCCCATGATTATTTCTCAACTCATCTTCAACCTGTATACCTTTGCTTTGTGCCACTCTTTAGATCAGTGAAAGATATTACTTGATTGATCTCTCTAACTTGAGTTCTTCTGTTGAGACTCCCCACAATTTTGTAATGCTAAACTGAGTCTGGCTGGAAACCACAATTTACCTTTGCTTGCACTGGTTTTACGCTTCTGCATAGCAGAAGAAAGGAAATAGTGTTATATGTATGTTTGCATAACTGGGTACGTGGCTTTGTCAAAAAAAAAACTGGGCACATGGTGTAGTTACACATTTTGGTGGAATGTTAGATGCTGGGGCTTTGCCGCTGCTTCCTATTATTACATGTAGTACTTGGCAAAGTGATCATCACTGCACATGTTGGTATCTTCTCTCCGCCCATTCTACTTGTTTCAATATAATGAAAAGAAATGGTGGGGTCTGTAGTCGATGGGTGCACTGCCTATTGCCAACAACTTTTACAGCCATTAGTTTAAAACTGCAGTCTTGAGTGACAGAATTTTCTTGTTTAAATCATGCTTGAACTTGTCTAGCTTAGTTCTTGAAATTGCCTTCAGATGATTGTATTTGCCAGCAACATTATTCTTCATTGtatctcattttttgaattttacggacTACAGATAAAATCGTTTACTCCTTTTTCGTCTTCGTCGCTGTCTGATGCGTCTCATCAACCTCTCATTTTTTCCATAATATCTAGCTGCCTTTAGTATATCAATTTTAgcctttttattttatgtttgCCCCTCCTGATAAAGGGGAAAAATGATTAGTTTGTCCGTTTCCATATCCTTTGTAGTTTTGACTATTAGACCAATATCTCTAACTTTTCTGTTTGATGCTTGTTCAGGTTGAGGTGGAACGGATTGAAGTTGGTGATTTTCGAAGTTCAGGTATGTATTCTCAAAGTGAGCCCTGTATGGTGGTGTTAAGCTGAAAAGATAGGGAATAAGGGGGTTTTACCTTATGTTTTGTTGAATCTATCCAATGAAGGAGGGTAAATGGTTATTAGACACAGATTGGAAATGCAGGGGAGAAAAAGAATGAGATGAAAAAGGTATAAAAGATCACTCAAGTTGCCGGAATTAATTATTCAAGGGCCTAGCTTGACCAAGAAGAAGATACCTTCGGGACTTAAGTTGTCTGGAGTCTTCTGCCATTTGGCTCTCACAGTTTAGGATAGGCTTAAGTTGTATCATACCATCCACGACACAATAGTTTGATTGaggtttttttttcctttctaatCAGTAGTTTGATTGATTTAAGCTGTGCACATCTCATCTGTTTCTACCTAGAAAATCATTTTGCATTTGTTCTGATTGATTAATGGCTAAGATTTTGCTTCCACTTatctgttctttttttttttttggttcaatGGTTTGTCTCAATCTGCATCATTTATGGGATAGGCGAGCTCCTTTTTAAAGAAACCCTGAAATTTCTGATTCCTTATCTGTCATTCATGCCTTTTTTAGTAGCTGACTCTTCGTCTTCTTTCTTCTAGATTCAAGACACAAAGGTGAGAAGATTTCTGAATATCCATCTTCACATGCAAATCAGTCAACTGCATCACCAGACATGAAGAATGATGACCTGGAGGAAGAATTGGATATACTGAATGACGACGAGGATGATACTACAGCAGCCAATGGAGGGAATATCACCGTGAAAGAATTCGGAACAGGCATTGATATTAATATCCCACACCAAAACGATACAGATGATGAGATAGCTGATGTggatgtaagtgatgatgatgaggataAGGGCCGCAATGCTGCAGAAGAACTTAGAGCTCAGGTAAATGCAGAGGAAAAAGAGGGCCATACTTCAAGTTCTAGCAGTAGTAGTGGAAGTGACagtagtggaagtgggagtggcagcGGGAGTGGAAGTGGAAGTGATAGTGCAAGCAGCAGCAGTGACAGTGAAAGCAGCGACACAGTCAACTCTATCTGAGAACTAGAAGTATTCTGGTGGTCTTCGGGGTGGATGCTTCaaagtttgaaataattgcagaaGAAGCCACTACATTGCTTTTAGGTTCAGTTGACTGACAATGCAGTCCGAGGATCAAGCTAAATCTTTGTTGGCATGTCCTCTTATTTTGTAGTCTTTTTTGCAGTATACCTTTCCTTTCTGCTATTCTCTTTCTATTTATGTCATTTTTGGCTTTTATCTACAGATGCAGGAAACTGAAAGAATAAAGACTGTATTATAGAAAAGATAATTACTGAATTGTAAATGCCTCTTGTCCATTAGTTTTTTTAATTCTGGCATTTTATATTTGACCTTTTACTGGATTGTAAATGCGTTTAATGAAGCTATCATTGAAGAGGAAAGCAATGAGGAAGAATCCTTCATTTGCTTTGGTTGACAATTCGAAGAATTTCCTTTAAATATCAAATATTAGGTATAGCATGTAAACTAATTGCATCTTTTTGATAGTACAACCAATATATTTGCTGCAAAGTTGTTACGACAGTATTACGATAAAATAATTCTTTCATTGGCTAATTTATAGGATATTTCATTCAATCATTAGGTGAACGGAGTTGGTTCCCAAAAAATCATTAATCACTAGGGCTTATTAATCGTTAATGCTTAACTTAAAAAATT containing:
- the LOC104102170 gene encoding uncharacterized protein; amino-acid sequence: MANINSKEEPSTAPQPDRWYNLSLGSSFKDHHPSSKFCTLRYEFKPASIDKNQPGKLHKTKDNKISVEFQNNQPGKPKVAFDGSSEDYKENDAVLFFDGESFRLERLHTAVKRLRYNRLPGESAAAAVAVAASASTPARAPTPSPISAPVGMPAEASSPPVSKGAKFQSQNKTAVPAVPVEVERIEVGDFRSSDSRHKGEKISEYPSSHANQSTASPDMKNDDLEEELDILNDDEDDTTAANGGNITVKEFGTGIDINIPHQNDTDDEIADVDVSDDDEDKGRNAAEELRAQVNAEEKEGHTSSSSSSSGSDSSGSGSGSGSGSGSDSASSSSDSESSDTVNSI